The Algoriphagus sanaruensis genome window below encodes:
- a CDS encoding PspC domain-containing protein: protein MKKTISINISGILFHIEEDGYDTLRKYLDAINTHFSGYKDSKEIISDIENRIAEIFLSNLKNNKQVITAENVDKLIEKMGTIADFSTAEELEEESLDQEQDSKEDFYKYVTPPSDTMGGYKKLKRLESKKILGGVCAGIANYFSIDPLWTRLIAILLLFSGNLNFNFGFLDIFPFDNFKLNLSFGIFAVIAYVVLWIILPVSYEVLEDKNIKKLFRNPDDKVLGGVSSGLAAYFGIEVIYVRLAFVFLTFAGGSGVLIYLILWIITPVANSITERIKMKGGEITLDSIDSTIKENLNPQPTEPESTLKKVLMTPFRILGKIIEAIGSALGPLGRFIAHVIRIVFGLIIFFLGLALTIAPLIALFVYFGVADADYRVFFDNFPIEIFDELIPIWLVTATVGIVIIPGILILLLGLSVLAQKNLIGGRFGLVALGLWLLSIGIAAFQIPKIVAQFKEDNTYKTTETIAASAGTLILKVEDFDQEEFFHHANLKIEGSADSVITLTKEFSARGRTKSEALERAKQLEYQVGVLDSVLTFDEGIDLASLDAFRDQRVDLTLQIPYDRPFIMERSMREILRGTIYPNGYRNSDVREEAVWVFNEAGLVCLTCPPKNNVNRDWDDWEEEKTKTDSLTKAKLDSASKEKFKEAFFMKD, encoded by the coding sequence ATGAAAAAGACGATAAGCATCAACATCAGCGGAATCCTTTTCCACATTGAGGAAGATGGATACGACACCCTTAGAAAATACCTGGATGCCATCAACACGCATTTTTCAGGCTATAAGGACAGCAAAGAAATCATTTCGGATATCGAAAATCGCATCGCTGAGATATTTCTAAGCAATCTGAAAAACAACAAACAAGTAATCACTGCGGAGAATGTCGACAAACTCATTGAAAAAATGGGGACTATCGCTGATTTCTCCACTGCGGAAGAATTGGAAGAGGAATCACTAGATCAAGAACAGGATTCGAAAGAGGACTTCTACAAATACGTCACGCCTCCTAGCGATACAATGGGAGGCTACAAAAAGCTAAAAAGATTAGAGTCAAAAAAAATCCTTGGAGGGGTTTGCGCAGGAATCGCCAACTATTTCTCCATCGATCCATTATGGACTCGACTGATTGCGATTTTGCTTCTTTTCAGCGGTAATCTAAATTTCAACTTTGGGTTTCTAGACATTTTCCCATTTGACAACTTCAAGTTGAATCTAAGCTTTGGGATTTTTGCTGTGATCGCCTATGTCGTTCTCTGGATCATACTTCCTGTTTCATATGAGGTTTTGGAAGACAAGAACATCAAAAAGCTTTTCCGAAACCCAGACGACAAAGTTTTGGGCGGAGTGAGCAGTGGTTTAGCTGCCTATTTTGGAATTGAAGTTATTTATGTTCGATTGGCATTTGTGTTCTTAACATTTGCCGGAGGATCAGGCGTCTTGATCTATTTGATCCTTTGGATTATTACTCCTGTCGCAAACTCCATTACAGAGCGGATTAAAATGAAGGGAGGGGAAATTACCCTTGATTCGATAGATTCTACCATCAAAGAAAACCTAAATCCACAACCAACAGAGCCTGAGTCAACTTTGAAAAAGGTCTTAATGACACCTTTTCGAATTCTTGGGAAAATCATTGAAGCGATCGGAAGTGCTTTGGGTCCATTGGGAAGATTTATTGCTCATGTGATTCGGATTGTATTTGGTCTTATCATATTCTTCTTAGGGCTTGCATTGACTATTGCTCCTTTAATCGCACTATTTGTGTATTTCGGAGTGGCTGATGCAGACTACAGAGTTTTCTTTGACAACTTCCCAATTGAGATCTTCGACGAACTCATCCCAATTTGGCTAGTAACTGCGACAGTAGGAATTGTAATCATTCCGGGGATTTTGATCCTTCTTTTGGGACTGAGTGTCCTTGCACAGAAAAATCTAATTGGAGGACGATTTGGCTTAGTTGCATTGGGACTGTGGTTGCTAAGCATTGGAATAGCAGCTTTCCAAATTCCTAAAATTGTGGCTCAATTCAAGGAAGATAATACGTACAAAACCACTGAAACCATTGCTGCTAGTGCAGGAACCCTGATTTTGAAAGTGGAGGACTTTGACCAAGAGGAGTTTTTCCATCATGCTAATCTTAAAATTGAAGGAAGTGCCGATTCTGTGATTACGCTAACCAAGGAGTTTTCTGCCAGGGGACGTACCAAAAGTGAGGCACTGGAAAGAGCTAAGCAGCTGGAATACCAAGTTGGTGTCTTGGACTCAGTTTTGACTTTTGACGAGGGCATTGATTTGGCTTCTTTGGATGCATTCCGGGATCAGAGAGTTGACCTGACACTACAAATACCTTATGATCGACCATTTATTATGGAAAGGTCGATGCGCGAAATCCTAAGAGGAACAATTTACCCGAATGGCTATCGCAATTCCGATGTCAGAGAGGAAGCCGTTTGGGTATTTAATGAAGCTGGATTGGTATGTTTGACTTGCCCTCCAAAGAACAATGTCAACCGGGATTGGGACGATTGGGAAGAAGAAAAAACCAAAACCGATTCCCTTACTAAAGCTAAACTTGATAGTGCTAGCAAGGAAAAATTTAAGGAAGCCTTTTTCATGAAAGATTGA
- a CDS encoding PadR family transcriptional regulator: protein MNVANTQIQMRKGLLEFCVLHIISRGEVYTSDLIEELTEAQMIVVEGTLYPLLNRLKSAELVTYRWVESEAGPPRKYYAITEEGKQFLSTLSDTWTSLVNSTLQITSKN from the coding sequence ATGAATGTCGCCAATACACAAATCCAAATGCGAAAGGGGCTCCTGGAGTTTTGTGTTTTACACATTATTTCCCGGGGAGAAGTCTATACTTCTGATCTCATTGAAGAGCTAACGGAAGCTCAAATGATCGTCGTCGAAGGAACACTATATCCCCTTCTTAACCGACTTAAGTCCGCCGAACTTGTCACCTATCGATGGGTAGAATCTGAGGCAGGACCTCCCCGAAAATATTATGCGATCACCGAGGAAGGAAAACAGTTTCTTTCTACACTCTCAGACACCTGGACTTCATTGGTCAATTCTACACTACAAATCACCAGTAAGAACTGA
- a CDS encoding PorV/PorQ family protein: MILWASLTFSQGLAPKYSNEFLQIGVSARALAMGGAQVASVRDVTASYWNPAALTFVEHKYQASLMHAEYFAGIAQYDYLGFTSPLGNQNQLAVSLIRFGVDDIPDTRFLYDANGALNYDNIQFFNAADYALLMSFGRALSDRLKVGANAKIIHRNVGKFAKAWGFGLDVGAMYRYKKLNLGLMLRDITTTYNAWTHDADQIRAIYSQTNNEIPLNTVELTLPRAILGLAYTWNFGKSISLLSALDLETTFDGQRNTLISTEMMSVDPRVGLEAGFKQKIFLRMGMSNFQQIKDFDGQNSWTYLPSAGLGVVLSEKIQIDYALSDLGDVSESPFSHIFSVKVSLQKLKEEDRKFNGWN, encoded by the coding sequence ATGATATTATGGGCGAGTTTGACTTTTTCTCAAGGATTGGCACCTAAGTATTCCAATGAATTTCTTCAAATAGGAGTGAGTGCTCGTGCTTTGGCTATGGGAGGAGCACAGGTAGCCTCCGTCCGAGATGTGACAGCGTCCTATTGGAATCCGGCCGCACTTACCTTCGTCGAGCATAAATATCAAGCCTCACTCATGCATGCCGAGTATTTCGCAGGAATTGCTCAGTATGATTATTTGGGATTCACTTCTCCGTTAGGAAATCAAAATCAGTTGGCAGTATCCCTCATTCGATTCGGGGTCGATGATATTCCGGATACCCGATTTTTGTATGATGCAAATGGGGCTTTGAATTATGATAATATCCAATTTTTCAATGCTGCCGATTATGCCTTGCTGATGAGCTTCGGAAGAGCACTTTCTGATCGGCTAAAAGTGGGAGCCAATGCGAAAATCATCCATCGAAATGTTGGGAAATTTGCCAAAGCTTGGGGTTTTGGATTAGATGTAGGAGCAATGTATCGCTACAAAAAGCTGAATCTTGGTTTGATGCTCAGGGATATTACCACCACATACAACGCATGGACGCATGATGCAGACCAAATCCGAGCGATTTATTCCCAAACGAATAATGAAATTCCTTTGAATACGGTGGAATTGACATTGCCGAGGGCAATCCTAGGCTTAGCATACACTTGGAATTTCGGAAAATCCATTTCCTTACTTTCCGCTTTGGATTTGGAAACTACCTTTGATGGACAGCGAAATACTTTGATTTCTACTGAGATGATGAGTGTGGATCCAAGAGTCGGATTGGAAGCAGGCTTTAAGCAGAAAATATTCCTCCGAATGGGGATGAGTAATTTTCAACAGATCAAAGATTTCGATGGACAAAATTCCTGGACTTATCTGCCAAGTGCTGGGTTGGGAGTGGTTTTAAGTGAAAAAATTCAAATTGATTATGCATTGTCCGATTTGGGAGATGTCTCCGAGAGTCCCTTTTCACATATTTTTTCAGTGAAAGTGAGTTTACAAAAATTGAAGGAAGAGGATAGAAAATTTAACGGATGGAATTGA